A window of Haliscomenobacter hydrossis DSM 1100 contains these coding sequences:
- a CDS encoding peptidase E: MKLMVTTLILSLFVSTATFGQEAVKNVDKTIFVYGGDFNKVFINYVIGLTKKPNPKILFIPTGAADNANYINNWYSNCAELPLIPYVLRTFINSSPTQKTFEEQILECDAIIVGGGNTLNMLAIWKAQGIDTVLRKAYERGIILAGGSAGSLCWFMGGSTDSRPKELTFVEGLSFLNYSHSPHYHKEAARRPLYHNAILTGKLKSGYACDDKAGLLFINGVVTKSVSQNIDNNNYFVSVIAGKIKEELLSAEIIKE; the protein is encoded by the coding sequence ATGAAACTAATGGTTACAACACTAATTCTTTCTTTGTTTGTTTCCACTGCCACTTTTGGACAGGAGGCAGTTAAGAACGTTGACAAAACAATTTTTGTGTATGGCGGAGACTTTAATAAAGTTTTTATTAACTATGTAATTGGTCTGACAAAAAAGCCTAATCCAAAGATTTTATTTATTCCAACTGGTGCGGCTGACAACGCAAATTATATAAATAATTGGTATAGCAATTGTGCTGAGTTACCTCTCATACCATACGTTCTAAGAACTTTCATAAACTCATCGCCAACTCAAAAAACATTTGAAGAACAAATACTGGAATGCGATGCAATTATTGTAGGAGGAGGCAATACGCTAAACATGTTAGCAATTTGGAAAGCACAAGGTATTGACACTGTACTAAGAAAGGCTTATGAGAGAGGTATAATTCTGGCTGGTGGCAGTGCAGGTTCTTTATGTTGGTTTATGGGCGGGTCTACTGACTCGCGACCAAAAGAATTGACATTTGTTGAAGGACTTAGTTTTTTGAATTATAGCCATTCGCCACATTATCATAAAGAGGCTGCAAGACGACCATTATACCACAATGCTATTCTAACTGGAAAACTTAAATCAGGCTATGCTTGTGATGATAAGGCTGGACTTTTATTTATTAACGGTGTAGTTACGAAATCTGTTTCTCAAAATATTGACAATAATAATTATTTCGTTTCTGTTATTGCCGGAAAAATAAAAGAAGAATTATTGTCAGCAGAAATAATTAAAGAGTAA
- a CDS encoding ArsR/SmtB family transcription factor, giving the protein MKQDIFQAIADPTRRAILTLIAIQSLTPNVLAEKFDMTRQAVSKHIKVLHECELIKAEQSGREIYYHLNPQKMQEIDNWLAQFRKLWEAQFNQLDDVLLNLKNQKK; this is encoded by the coding sequence ATGAAGCAAGATATATTTCAGGCCATAGCAGACCCAACCCGCCGGGCTATTTTGACTTTAATTGCCATTCAGTCATTAACACCAAATGTCCTGGCGGAAAAATTTGACATGACCCGACAAGCGGTATCAAAACACATCAAAGTATTGCATGAATGTGAATTGATTAAGGCGGAGCAGTCTGGCAGGGAAATTTATTACCACCTCAACCCCCAAAAGATGCAAGAAATTGACAATTGGTTGGCCCAATTCAGGAAGCTTTGGGAGGCTCAATTCAATCAGCTTGACGACGTATTGTTAAATCTAAAAAATCAGAAAAAATGA
- a CDS encoding SRPBCC family protein, which produces MTNDLLFDFTVDKAAKTVFITREFDAELSLVWDAFTKAEILDQWVAPKPWTSRTKFMDFKVGGRRFYAMVSPEGQEHWAIQKYTSISPKTNFKMFNAFADKDENPQLPGSDWEYNFSEQNGTTTVNITIYNESLERMEKMIEMGFTEGFKMSMSNLENLLATLSGK; this is translated from the coding sequence ATGACCAACGATTTGCTATTTGATTTTACCGTGGATAAAGCGGCGAAAACGGTATTCATCACCAGAGAATTTGATGCCGAACTATCACTGGTGTGGGACGCCTTTACCAAAGCAGAAATCCTTGACCAATGGGTGGCCCCTAAACCCTGGACATCAAGAACAAAGTTTATGGATTTTAAAGTTGGCGGGCGCAGATTTTATGCCATGGTAAGTCCGGAAGGACAGGAGCATTGGGCAATTCAGAAATACACGTCCATTAGCCCAAAAACCAACTTCAAAATGTTCAATGCTTTTGCAGACAAAGATGAAAACCCTCAATTGCCGGGCTCGGATTGGGAATACAATTTCAGCGAACAAAACGGAACAACAACAGTGAATATTACTATTTATAATGAGTCCCTTGAACGCATGGAAAAAATGATTGAAATGGGTTTCACCGAAGGATTCAAGATGTCCATGAGCAATTTGGAAAATCTGCTGGCAACTTTATCCGGCAAATGA